In Desulfofundulus kuznetsovii DSM 6115, the following are encoded in one genomic region:
- a CDS encoding CopG family ribbon-helix-helix protein has protein sequence MAQVKRIMISLPDNLLAEVDGIVAAERLNRSELIREAMRFYIAERKRRQLREQMKKGYQEMAKINRELAAEHYRLEAEAVGQYEKAEVK, from the coding sequence GTGGCTCAGGTGAAGAGAATTATGATTAGCCTTCCCGACAATCTCCTGGCCGAGGTAGACGGGATTGTGGCTGCAGAAAGACTAAACAGGAGCGAACTGATCCGGGAGGCCATGCGCTTCTACATTGCCGAACGCAAGCGCCGGCAATTACGGGAGCAGATGAAAAAGGGGTATCAGGAAATGGCCAAAATCAACCGGGAATTAGCCGCTGAACACTACCGGCTGGAGGCGGAAGCGGTGGGACAATATGAGAAGGCGGAGGTAAAATAA
- a CDS encoding type II toxin-antitoxin system PemK/MazF family toxin: MQVRRGDIFYADLSPVVGSEQGGTRPVLILQNDIGNQYSPTTIVAAITSQIAKAKLPTHVEMPASPGGLEKDSVILLEQIRTIDKSRLMEKVTSLSRETMLKVNHAVEISLGLVDI, from the coding sequence ATGCAGGTCCGCCGTGGCGACATCTTTTATGCCGACCTCAGCCCGGTGGTGGGTTCGGAGCAGGGTGGTACCCGCCCCGTATTAATCCTTCAAAATGATATTGGCAACCAGTACAGCCCCACCACCATTGTGGCGGCCATTACTTCTCAAATTGCCAAGGCCAAGCTTCCCACCCATGTGGAAATGCCCGCAAGTCCGGGCGGACTGGAGAAGGATTCGGTAATCCTGCTGGAACAGATTCGCACCATTGACAAGAGCCGCCTGATGGAAAAAGTCACCTCCTTAAGTCGCGAAACCATGCTCAAAGTGAACCATGCCGTGGAAATCAGCCTGGGCCTGGTGGACATCTAG
- a CDS encoding gamma-glutamyl-gamma-aminobutyrate hydrolase family protein, translated as MLPVIGITCAWDEEKTRFFLSRFYTKAVEAAGGLPLLLPYTIREAGLNTWPELLDGLILSGGGDVDPVHFGEEPLPGCGEISPERDDFELSLARRALSLGLPVLGICRGAQVLNIAAGGDIYQDIVTQVPGCLKHQQKAPRWCATHGIKVEENTRLARIFNAGVMRVNSFHHQAVRRPAPGFIVSARSVDGIIEAVESTARGFALGVQWHPETMWERDGRFLGIFAALVDAGREYKRQKGR; from the coding sequence ATGCTGCCGGTAATTGGCATTACCTGCGCCTGGGATGAGGAGAAAACGCGGTTTTTTTTAAGCCGTTTTTATACCAAGGCGGTGGAAGCCGCCGGCGGGTTACCGTTATTGCTGCCGTACACCATAAGAGAGGCCGGTTTGAATACATGGCCGGAGCTTTTAGACGGGTTAATTCTCTCCGGGGGCGGTGATGTGGATCCCGTCCATTTCGGGGAAGAACCCCTGCCGGGTTGTGGAGAGATAAGCCCGGAACGGGACGACTTTGAGCTGAGCCTGGCCCGCCGGGCGTTATCTTTGGGCCTGCCCGTTTTGGGCATTTGCCGGGGTGCCCAGGTATTGAATATTGCCGCCGGGGGGGATATTTATCAGGATATTGTTACTCAGGTTCCGGGTTGTTTAAAGCACCAGCAGAAAGCCCCCCGCTGGTGCGCCACCCACGGAATAAAGGTTGAAGAAAACACCCGCCTGGCCAGGATATTTAATGCAGGTGTTATGCGGGTGAACAGCTTTCACCATCAAGCGGTACGACGGCCTGCTCCGGGGTTTATTGTTTCTGCCCGGTCCGTGGATGGTATTATCGAAGCCGTAGAAAGCACCGCCCGGGGTTTTGCCCTGGGGGTGCAGTGGCATCCCGAAACCATGTGGGAGCGGGACGGGCGCTTTTTAGGTATCTTTGCGGCCCTGGTGGATGCCGGACGGGAGTACAAAAGGCAAAAGGGGAGATGA
- a CDS encoding amidohydrolase, which produces MLAITGGKVITMTGKIYEPGMVLVEQGKIVAVGPLNRVPAGAEVDDATGCVVMPGFIDAHCHVGVAEEIYREEGDDTNEYTDPVTPHLRAIDAVYPADLGFEDARAGGVTTVATGPGSANIIGGEMVALKTAGQVVDRMVLRSPVGLKAALGENPKRTYGREKKMPATRMASAALLREALAKAQDYQRKLETAAAGRGERPDRDLKMESLVRVLRREIPLRVHAHRADDIMTALRIAREFNLLLVVEHCTEGYLVAQELAAHGVMAVVGPMITNRAKVELKGISLQTPRALAEAGVTFAIMTDHPVVPIQYLALSAALAVRGGLPEEKALRAITLDAARILGLENRLGSLEPGKDADIVVLSGYPFDPRTRVIKTYIDGRLVYKDLT; this is translated from the coding sequence ATGCTGGCCATAACCGGTGGAAAAGTGATTACCATGACCGGAAAAATATACGAACCGGGCATGGTGCTTGTAGAGCAGGGCAAAATTGTCGCCGTGGGCCCTTTAAACAGGGTTCCGGCAGGGGCTGAGGTGGACGATGCTACCGGCTGTGTGGTAATGCCCGGGTTTATCGATGCCCACTGCCATGTGGGCGTGGCCGAGGAGATTTACCGGGAGGAGGGGGATGATACCAATGAATATACCGATCCGGTTACCCCTCACCTGCGGGCCATCGATGCCGTCTACCCTGCAGATTTGGGCTTTGAAGATGCCCGAGCCGGGGGAGTGACTACCGTAGCCACCGGTCCCGGCAGCGCCAATATCATCGGTGGGGAGATGGTGGCCCTCAAAACCGCCGGCCAGGTGGTCGACCGGATGGTGCTCCGGTCCCCGGTGGGCTTAAAAGCCGCCCTTGGTGAGAATCCCAAGCGCACTTACGGGCGCGAGAAAAAAATGCCCGCCACCCGCATGGCTTCGGCGGCCCTCTTAAGGGAGGCGCTGGCAAAAGCCCAGGATTACCAGCGCAAGCTGGAAACGGCGGCGGCCGGGCGGGGTGAACGTCCCGACCGGGATCTAAAAATGGAATCGCTGGTACGGGTGTTGCGGCGGGAAATTCCATTAAGGGTGCATGCCCACCGGGCCGATGACATTATGACCGCCCTGCGCATTGCCCGGGAATTCAATCTTTTGCTGGTAGTGGAGCATTGCACCGAAGGCTACCTGGTGGCGCAGGAACTGGCGGCCCATGGGGTGATGGCCGTCGTGGGGCCGATGATTACCAACCGGGCCAAGGTAGAGCTAAAAGGGATTTCCCTGCAAACTCCCCGGGCCCTGGCCGAGGCTGGTGTTACTTTTGCCATCATGACCGATCACCCGGTGGTGCCCATTCAGTATCTGGCCTTATCCGCCGCCCTGGCTGTCCGGGGTGGGCTGCCGGAGGAAAAGGCCCTGCGGGCCATTACCCTGGATGCGGCCAGGATCCTGGGCCTGGAAAACCGGCTGGGCAGCCTGGAGCCGGGTAAGGATGCCGATATAGTCGTGCTAAGCGGTTATCCCTTTGATCCCCGCACCCGGGTAATTAAAACCTATATTGATGGACGCCTGGTTTACAAGGATCTAACGTAG
- a CDS encoding response regulator, whose protein sequence is MSEVQCVRKETLDVLIVDDQPGVRYLLDILIREFGHRVHTAENGLVAIEKVRQIHPDVIFMDVRMPLMDGLEALRRIRRIAPDTIVIIMTAYISEQTKEQALKNGALCCMSKPFDIEKVKALIQDLTWNQKQNYFWGESYVI, encoded by the coding sequence ATGTCGGAGGTGCAGTGCGTGAGAAAAGAGACTCTTGATGTTCTAATAGTTGATGACCAACCCGGGGTGCGTTACTTATTGGACATACTTATCAGGGAATTTGGTCACCGGGTACATACCGCGGAGAACGGACTGGTGGCCATTGAGAAGGTGCGCCAGATTCACCCGGATGTTATTTTTATGGATGTAAGGATGCCTTTAATGGACGGCCTGGAGGCCCTGCGGCGCATTAGAAGGATTGCCCCGGACACCATTGTTATCATCATGACCGCCTACATTTCCGAACAGACCAAAGAGCAGGCACTGAAAAACGGGGCTCTTTGCTGCATGTCCAAACCCTTTGATATTGAAAAGGTTAAGGCATTGATCCAGGATTTGACCTGGAATCAAAAACAGAACTATTTTTGGGGTGAAAGTTACGTAATTTAA
- a CDS encoding thiamine phosphate synthase: MGIFYGGGSVGDLYRVLDANFNRAREGLRVVEEVARFVLDDAGMTIRIRDMRHRLGILQEGFPGRGAVLVQARDVEGDVAAPAPPAAGEEKTNLIQLVMANFKRVQEATRVLEEYARLLPLTAPFKEIRYAAYLVEKEMVSRLVQLDASEAPSCKPGARKVDYSLYVITGDKFSRGRPVVEVARAAIEGGATVLQLREKDFTARQLIDAGHQLRRLTREKGVTFIVNDRVDVALAVGADGVHLGQDDLPIGMARRILGPGKIIGISTHSVEQALEAQRQGADYIGVGPVYETRTKDDVQAPVGVDLVRQVASVVSIPKVAIGGIKAHNVEEVIAAGADGVAVITAVVAAEDVSGAARELRSRIDNARRYLP, from the coding sequence ATGGGTATTTTTTATGGGGGTGGTTCCGTGGGAGATCTTTACCGGGTCCTGGATGCCAATTTTAACCGCGCCCGGGAAGGGTTACGGGTGGTGGAAGAAGTAGCCCGTTTTGTTCTTGATGATGCCGGGATGACCATACGCATAAGGGATATGCGGCACCGCCTGGGTATATTGCAGGAAGGTTTTCCAGGACGGGGGGCGGTTCTGGTGCAGGCCCGGGATGTGGAGGGTGACGTGGCCGCCCCCGCCCCCCCGGCTGCGGGAGAGGAAAAGACCAATCTTATACAGCTGGTGATGGCCAACTTTAAGCGGGTGCAGGAAGCTACCCGGGTGCTGGAGGAGTATGCCCGCCTTTTGCCGTTAACCGCTCCCTTCAAGGAGATCCGCTATGCCGCTTATCTGGTGGAAAAGGAAATGGTGAGCCGCCTGGTGCAGTTGGACGCGAGTGAAGCTCCCTCTTGTAAACCGGGGGCCCGCAAAGTTGATTACAGCCTCTACGTGATTACGGGTGATAAGTTTAGCCGGGGCCGGCCGGTGGTGGAAGTGGCCCGGGCGGCTATTGAGGGCGGGGCAACAGTTTTACAGCTGCGGGAAAAAGATTTTACCGCGCGCCAGCTGATTGACGCAGGGCACCAGCTGCGCCGCCTGACCCGGGAGAAGGGAGTAACCTTTATTGTCAACGACCGGGTGGATGTAGCCCTGGCGGTGGGGGCCGACGGTGTACATTTGGGCCAGGATGATCTGCCCATCGGCATGGCCCGGCGCATTCTCGGCCCCGGCAAAATTATCGGCATTTCCACCCACAGTGTGGAACAGGCTCTGGAGGCCCAGCGGCAGGGAGCGGACTATATCGGCGTAGGTCCCGTATATGAAACCCGCACCAAGGATGATGTGCAGGCTCCGGTGGGTGTGGACCTGGTGCGCCAGGTGGCGTCGGTGGTAAGCATACCCAAAGTGGCCATCGGGGGCATCAAGGCACATAATGTAGAAGAGGTGATTGCCGCCGGGGCTGACGGGGTGGCAGTGATCACGGCAGTGGTGGCGGCAGAAGATGTATCCGGCGCTGCCCGCGAACTGCGTTCCCGGATCGATAATGCAAGGAGGTATTTGCCATGA
- the thiC gene encoding phosphomethylpyrimidine synthase ThiC: protein MTQLLAARAGEITAAMRRVSEREKVPVEEILKKVAAGTVVIPANKNHVSLDPCGIGEGLRTKINANLGTSTAFPGIEDELTKLEAALKAGTDAVMDLSTGGDLDGCRRAILARSSVPVGTVPIYQAAVEAREKRGGIVKMTADDLFAVIEKQAADGVDFITVHCGITLETIGRLQRQGRVTDIVSRGGSFLAGWMLHNERENPLYEQFDRLLEICLRYDVTLSLGDGLRPGCLADATDRAQIQELIVLGELVDRARAAGVQAMVEGPGHVPLDQVAANVQVQKTLCNGAPFYVLGPLVTDVAPGYDHITAAIGGALAAMAGADFLCYVTPSEHLGLPTIDDVKEGVVASRIAAHAADLVKGVPGAREWDLAMARARKALDWEAQINLAIDPEKARAYREKRNPAGTKACTMCGDFCAMEIVARYLGAERVEEC, encoded by the coding sequence ATGACCCAACTTTTAGCAGCCCGGGCAGGGGAAATAACGGCGGCCATGCGCCGGGTGTCTGAGAGAGAAAAAGTGCCGGTGGAGGAAATTTTAAAGAAGGTAGCTGCCGGAACGGTGGTTATTCCGGCCAATAAAAACCACGTCAGTCTTGATCCCTGCGGCATTGGAGAGGGGTTGCGGACGAAAATCAATGCCAACCTGGGCACATCCACCGCCTTTCCCGGCATTGAGGACGAATTAACCAAGCTGGAAGCTGCTTTAAAGGCTGGAACCGATGCGGTGATGGACCTGTCCACCGGAGGCGACCTGGACGGCTGCCGCCGGGCGATTCTTGCCAGGAGTTCCGTACCGGTGGGTACCGTGCCCATTTACCAGGCGGCTGTGGAAGCCCGGGAAAAACGGGGTGGTATTGTGAAGATGACGGCCGACGACCTTTTTGCCGTCATTGAAAAGCAGGCTGCCGATGGGGTGGACTTCATTACCGTGCACTGCGGGATCACCCTGGAGACCATTGGGCGCCTGCAAAGGCAGGGGCGCGTTACCGATATTGTCAGCCGGGGAGGCTCCTTTCTGGCCGGGTGGATGCTACACAACGAGCGGGAGAACCCCCTTTACGAACAGTTTGACCGCTTGCTGGAAATATGCCTGCGTTACGATGTCACCTTGAGCCTGGGGGACGGCCTGCGGCCGGGATGCCTGGCCGATGCCACCGACCGGGCCCAGATCCAGGAGTTAATTGTACTGGGCGAACTGGTGGACCGGGCACGGGCGGCGGGTGTGCAGGCCATGGTGGAAGGGCCGGGGCATGTTCCCCTGGACCAGGTGGCCGCCAATGTACAGGTGCAAAAGACGTTGTGCAACGGTGCTCCTTTTTACGTCCTGGGCCCTCTGGTTACCGACGTGGCTCCCGGCTACGATCACATTACCGCCGCCATTGGGGGAGCGCTGGCCGCCATGGCCGGGGCGGACTTCTTATGTTACGTAACCCCTTCCGAACACCTGGGGCTGCCTACTATAGATGATGTAAAGGAAGGGGTGGTGGCGTCCCGCATTGCCGCCCACGCGGCGGACCTGGTCAAGGGTGTGCCGGGAGCCCGGGAATGGGATCTGGCTATGGCCCGGGCCCGCAAGGCCCTGGACTGGGAGGCCCAGATTAATCTGGCCATTGATCCGGAAAAAGCCCGGGCATATCGTGAGAAGCGCAATCCCGCCGGGACTAAGGCCTGCACCATGTGCGGCGACTTCTGTGCCATGGAGATTGTGGCCAGATACCTGGGCGCGGAAAGGGTGGAAGAGTGCTAA